The following coding sequences are from one Geothrix sp. window:
- a CDS encoding indolepyruvate oxidoreductase subunit beta, translating into MSEPRIHGIVFGGVGGQGVLSLAQIVLEALRRSGLHALQSEIHGMSQRGGSVHAQVCFSEVPLSSPIIDEGCADLLIALEPLEALRYVAMLRMNGQLVVSEEPQVNMEGYPPLDDVYAALKKVRGCHLVDTEDLARKLNHRQAGGMALLGMASKFLPVPDAVWHDVITERFAAKGARVTEKNIEAFNAGRGLVQEAVGV; encoded by the coding sequence ATGAGCGAACCCCGCATTCACGGCATTGTCTTCGGCGGCGTCGGCGGCCAGGGGGTCCTCTCCCTCGCCCAGATCGTCCTCGAAGCGCTGCGCCGCAGCGGCCTCCATGCGCTGCAGTCCGAGATCCACGGCATGAGCCAGCGGGGCGGCAGCGTCCATGCCCAGGTCTGCTTCTCGGAGGTTCCCCTCAGCTCACCCATCATCGACGAGGGCTGTGCTGACCTGCTCATCGCCCTCGAACCCCTGGAGGCCCTGCGCTACGTGGCCATGCTGCGCATGAACGGGCAGCTGGTGGTGTCCGAGGAACCCCAGGTGAACATGGAGGGCTACCCGCCCCTGGATGATGTCTATGCCGCCCTGAAGAAGGTCCGCGGCTGCCACCTGGTGGACACCGAGGACCTGGCCCGCAAGCTCAACCACCGCCAGGCCGGCGGCATGGCCCTGCTGGGCATGGCCTCCAAGTTCCTGCCCGTGCCGGATGCCGTCTGGCACGACGTGATCACCGAGCGCTTCGCCGCCAAGGGCGCCCGGGTCACCGAGAAGAACATCGAGGCCTTCAACGCGGGCCGGGGCCTGGTCCAGGAAGCAGTGGGAGTCTGA